CGCCGCGTCGAGGGGGGCCCGAGAGCGAACCGACGCGTCCCACCCCTTGCTCGGAGAGGCTGGCCGGTTGGACGCAGGCGAAGAGGGGTCCCCCCAGACACAGCAGGGCCATCAGGCAGAGGCGGCCTTGCAGGGAATTTCGATCGCGCGACATCTGAGCTATCCTCCGGGCGTCCCGCCCCTTGGCTTCATACCCGACGAGCGTGTAGGCTTGCTGCTGAGCAGCGAAACTGTTCCATTCTTACCATTCCATGCCGCCCATCATTTTCCGGGTTAAAGCCCGGTAAATGTTGCTGCTGCTAGCGTCAGGCCAAGCGCCCCTCCGGGGGATTGCCGCCCCCGGCTTCAGGATGCCTTCCGACTTTCGTCCGCGCAATCCGGCTCACGCCCGCCGTCTGGTCGCTCAAGCCCCGCCGGCCCGTCCGCTGTCGAGCCGGGCCTGGGAGATCGTGCGACTGCTGGCGGCCGCGGTCGGTTTGCTTAGCGGGATCGTCGGCTACAGCTTGGTGCATCCGCCCTTGGCACCCGTCGTGCTGCCCGCCGAGCAGCCCGGCCGCCTGCCGAGCCCTTGAAAGAGACCAATCCAAAGCCGTCAGCCCGCTTTCACGGGGCACAACGCCAACAGCCGTGTCGGTTGGTTACTTTCGCCGCCAGATCGTCGCGTGCGCGACGCTCCACTGGAATTTGCGGTGATGCTCACGAATCAGGAAGGGCATGTCGTGTTCCGCCACGCGTTCGAAGTGGTCGGCCAGCACCTGAGCGACCCCTTCCGCACCGGTTCGCGCGACCCCCTCGTGAGACACGCCCCCCAGCCACTCGGCCTTCGGGGTAAATTCCGCCAGCCAGGTGTACGGCGTGGTCAGCATGAGCAGCCCGCCGGGTCGGACCCAGCGGTGAATCGCGGCCAGGCACTCGGCCGGGCGGGTCAGGCGATCCACCAGGTTGGCCATCAAGACCGCATCGAAGGGTTCCCAGGCCAGTGGCGGCTGGTGGGCGTCGGCGCGTTCGAAGCGCAGGCGCGTGCCATCGATGCTCGGATCGAGCGTGACGGTGCGCTCCACACCGAGGTCACCCTCGTCGCGCCGGAAGTAGCTCAGCTGTCCCTGTTGTCGCAAGGCGTCGGCGGCTTCGACGAACGCTTCGCTCCAGTCTGCCCCCAGCACGAAGGCAAAATCCCGGGCCAGTTCGAAGCTCGCCCCGCCCAGTGCGCAGCCGAGGTCGAGCGCGCGCGTGCGCGAAAGCCCTTCTTCGAGGCACGCCTCGCTGAGCAGGCGGGCGCAGCGCTGCGGAAACGCCAGGCCGTCCGTGGGGCCATGGGGCCAGGGCATGACGTCTTCCGGGCGGCCGTGGTGCATCAGCACGTACTCGTCCACCAGGCGCTTGGACTCGTATAGGGAGTGGCCGTCCGGCGGGGCCGGCGTGGTGACTGCCAGCGCGCTGCCCCGCCGGCCGACCCGGATGGGGTCGCTGGTCGCGCCCTTGACCAGGCGAATGCCGGCGAACTGGTGAAAGTGTGGGCGGAAGTGAAAGCGGGCCCATTCGCTGGCCTGGTCGCCGGTGCTGACGAACGAGCCACCCAGAATCATGGTGTGCTCACCATCGTAGCAGGGCGCGCTGAAATCATCGTAGAGCGGATCGAGGCGCGCCTCCGGAAGGGGGTGGAAGTCGTCGGCCAGCCAGGTCCAGAGGTTACCCAGCGGTGTGCTGGGGAAGCCCTTCCGGGCCCCCGTGTCGACGGGCCAGGGAGAGCCCCAGGCCAGATTGCAATTGCGGCCGAGCTGTCCCATGGCCGGGCCATCGCAGTGCATGACCGGGTCCGGCCCGGGCAGCCCGGGTTGGTTGGTGGCTGTGCGACCTCGGATGGCGTGGTGTTCGGCCTCGGTCGGCAGGCGCAGCAGGCACCCCTCGCGGGCGGCTCGCCAGCTGGCAAAGGCCTGTGCCTCATGGGCGTTCA
This sequence is a window from Candidatus Sericytochromatia bacterium. Protein-coding genes within it:
- the ovoA gene encoding 5-histidylcysteine sulfoxide synthase, which translates into the protein MLTAQPTLPGEAWRHNLGRAPAYNLQGPRPTGWWTGRAPEDTPGYRPSGHLHALPLLDLAKANREAVQAYFDNTWTLTEVLFSALADEEAFYRPPAHGLRHPMVFYLGHPACLYVNKLRVAGILDAPVNAELERLFETGVDEMSWDNMSKNDESWPAVEAVMAYRREVYGVVSGLIQTDPRLQPGASFADGSLLWALAMAFEHERIHLETSCVLIRELPLALVQRPLHWPPDHPSCSAEASARPRAGVDHPENPFVKIPAASLTLGKPADFPSFGWDNEYGTDTREVGAFEVSQHLVSHGEFHAFVEDGGYREARWWTPQGWSWRAFRNIKWPTFWIPDGPAGTHRFRLRLPFAEVPMPWSWPVEVNAHEAQAFASWRAAREGCLLRLPTEAEHHAIRGRTATNQPGLPGPDPVMHCDGPAMGQLGRNCNLAWGSPWPVDTGARKGFPSTPLGNLWTWLADDFHPLPEARLDPLYDDFSAPCYDGEHTMILGGSFVSTGDQASEWARFHFRPHFHQFAGIRLVKGATSDPIRVGRRGSALAVTTPAPPDGHSLYESKRLVDEYVLMHHGRPEDVMPWPHGPTDGLAFPQRCARLLSEACLEEGLSRTRALDLGCALGGASFELARDFAFVLGADWSEAFVEAADALRQQGQLSYFRRDEGDLGVERTVTLDPSIDGTRLRFERADAHQPPLAWEPFDAVLMANLVDRLTRPAECLAAIHRWVRPGGLLMLTTPYTWLAEFTPKAEWLGGVSHEGVARTGAEGVAQVLADHFERVAEHDMPFLIREHHRKFQWSVAHATIWRRK